Proteins from a single region of Oncorhynchus tshawytscha isolate Ot180627B linkage group LG03, Otsh_v2.0, whole genome shotgun sequence:
- the med4 gene encoding mediator of RNA polymerase II transcription subunit 4, translating to MAVADKSTKERLLLVLDDLEVLSRELIEMLALSRSQKLPQGGEDTQILELLVQRDKEFQELMRVAQEQGKVHQEMQVLEKEVEKRDSDIQQLQKQLKEAEHILATAVYQAKEKLKSIDKAKKGSISSEEIIKYAHRISASNAVCAPLNWVPGDPRRPYPTDLEMRSGLLGHMSNLPTNGVNGHLPGDALAAGRLPDVLTPQYPWQSSDVSVGMLPPHHGNDFGLEPPGHNKENEDDVEAMSTDSSSSSSDSD from the exons ATGGCGGTGGCTGACAAATCTACAAAAGAGCGGTTATTATTGGTACTGGACGATTTAGAGGTGTTATCCAG GGAATTGATAGAGATGCTTGCACTGTCAAGGAGCCAAAAACTCCCTCAAGGAGGTGAGGACACTCAG ATCCTGGAGCtgctggtacagagagacaaagagttcCAGGAGCTGATGAGGGTGGCACAGGAGCAGGGCAAGGTGCACCAGGAGATGCAGGTCCTTGAgaaggaggtggagaagagagacagcGACATCCAGCAGCTCCAGAAACAGCTGAAGGAGGCTGAACATATACTT GCGACTGCTGTATACCAAGCAAAGGAGAAACTGAAATCTATTGATAAGGCCAAAAAAG GGAGCATCTCCTCAGAAGAGATCATCAAATATGCCCACAGGATCAGTGCCAGCAATGCAGTCTGTGCCCCTCTCAACTGGGTACCAG GTGATCCGCGTAGACCTTACCCCACTGACCTGGAGATGCGCAGTGGATTGTTGGGTCACATGAGCAACCTGCCAACCAATGGCGTGAATGGACACCTCCCTGGAGATGCACTGGCAGCTGGGAGATTGCCAG ATGTGCTCACCCCCCAGTACCCCTGGCAATCATCAGATGTCTCAGTGGGCATGCTCCCCCCTCACCATGGCAACGACTTTGGGCTGGAGCCCCCCGGCCACAACAAGGAGAACGAGGATGACGTGGAGGCCATGTCTACAGACTCATCTAGCAGCAGCAGCGACtcggactaa
- the sucla2 gene encoding succinate--CoA ligase [ADP-forming] subunit beta, mitochondrial, which yields MAASLICGRFSASLRNSGARSTLTTASKVLGGSSGLLGPQQQSPHLQQQQRNLSLHEYMSIGLLKEAGVCVPEGKVASSPDEAYSVAKEIGTKDLVVKAQVLAGGRGKGTFEGGLKGGVKIVYSPEEARDISSQMIGRKLYTKQTGEQGRICNQVFICERRYPRREYYFAITMERSFQGPVLIGSSQGGVNIEDVAAENPDAIVKEPIDIMDGIKMEQAVSIATKMGFPAALIGDAAANIIKLYNVFMKYDASMLEINPMVEDASGQVMCMDAKINFDSNAAYRQKKVFDMQDWTQEDARDRQAAKADLNYIGLDGSIGCLVNGAGLAMATMDIIKLHGGTPANFLDVGGGATAHQVMEAFKLITSDRKVQAILVNIFGGIMRCDIIAQGIIMAVTDLDLKIPIVVRLQGSRVDDAKALIAASPLKLLACDDLDEAARMVVKLSEIVSLAQEAHVDISFQLPL from the exons ATGGCGGCGTCCCTGATTTGTGGCCGATTTTCGGCTAGCCTGAGAAATTCTGGGGCTAGATCGACACTTACCACTGCATCCAAG GTGCTGGGTGGTTCCTCTGGACTGCTTGGGCCTCAGCAGCAGTCCCCCcatctgcagcagcagcagaggaaCCTCTCCCTGCACGAGTACATGAGCATCGGTCTGCTCAAAgaggctggtgtctgtgtgcccgAGGGCAAGGTGGCCAGCTCACCCGATGAGGCCTACTCTGTTGCCAAGGAGATTG gcaCCAAGGATCTGGTGGTGAAGGCCCAGGTGTTGGCTGGAGGCCGAGGCAAAGGCACATTCGAAGGAGGCCTGAAGGGAGGAGTGAAGATTGTTTACTC GCCAGAGGAGGCCCGGGACATCTCCTCTCAGATGATTGGCCGTAAGCTGTACACCAAGCAGACAGGCGAGCAGGGCCGTATCTGTAACCAGGTGTTCATCTGTGAGCGCAGGTACCCCCGCAGGGAGTACTACTTCGCCATCACCATGGAGAGATCCTTCCAG GGCCCCGTGTTGATTGGCAGCTCTCAGGGGGGTGTGAACATTGAGGATGTGGCGGCGGAGAATCCCGACGCCATTGTGAAGGAGCCGATCGACATCATGGATGGAATCAAGATGGAACAGGCGGTTTCG ATTGCCACGAAGATGGGCTTCCCTGCTGCTCTGATCGGCGACGCAGCGGCTAACATAATCAAGCTGTACAACGTCTTCATGAAGTACGATGCCTCCATGCTAGAGATCAACCCCATGGTGGAGGACGCCTCTGGCCAgg TGATGTGCATGGACGCCAAGATAAACTTTGACTCCAACGCGGCGTATCGCCAGAAGAAGGTGTTTGACATGCAGGACTGGACCCAGGAGGATGCCAGGGACCGACAGGCAGCCAAGGCTGACCTAAACTACATCGGCCTGGATGGATCCATCGGCTGTCTGG TAAATGGGGCTGGTCTTGCCATGGCCACCATGGACATCATTAAGCTGCATGGTGGCACTCCCGCCAACTTCCTGGACGTGGGGGGCGGAGCTACAGCCCACCAGGTGATGGAGGCCTTCAAACTTATCACCTCCGACAGGAAG GTGCAGGCCATCCTGGTGAACATCTTCGGTGGCATCATGAGGTGTGACATCATTGCTCAGGGCATCATCATGGCTGTTACAGACTTGGACCTGAAGATCCCCATTGTGGTACGGTTACAAG GATCCAGAGTGGACGATGCCAAAGCTTTGATCGCTGCTAGCCCACTGAAGCTCCTGGCCTGTGACGATCTGGACGAGGCCGCTAGAATG gttgtaAAGCTTTCTGAGATTGTGTCGTTGGCTCAGGAGGCTCATGTGGACATCTCCTTCCAGCTGCCACTCTAA